Below is a genomic region from Amycolatopsis sp. 195334CR.
GCCACACCAGCATCTGACGGCGGGTCGGGTTGGACAGGGCCCGGAACACAGCCTCCAGCTCCGCCTCCGTGAACACGCGGTGAGCCTACCCCACCAACGTATTGACGATTCCCGATATGACGATCTAATGTCGCGGCATGTCCTCCTCGATGCGTGTGCTGGAACTCGTCCACTTCGGCGACGCGGACACCGCGTTCGCCACCCGGGAACGACCCCGGCCCACTCCCGGTCCCGGCCAGCTACTGGTCCGCGTGCTGGCCACCTCCGTGAATCCCCTCGACCTCCAGACCCGGCGCGGTGACTACCGCGACCAACTCGCGCTGCCGGCGGTGATCGGCAACGACGTGTCCGGCGTGGTGGTCGAGACCGGCCCCGGCGCGGACGAGTTCCAAGCGGGCGACGAGGTCTGGTACCTGACCCCGATCTTCGCCGGGCGGGGGACCTACGCCGAGTTCCACGTGGTCGACCAGGCACTGGTCGCCCGCAAGCCCGCACGGTTGTCGCACGTCGAGGCCGCTGGGCTGGCGCTCGTCGGCGTGACGGTGTGGGAGGCACTGGTCGAACGCGCCGGAGTACGGGCCGGGGAACGAGTCCTGGTGCACGGCGGGGCGGGCGGCGTCGGCTCGGTCGCCATCCAGCTGGCCAGCGCGCTGGGCGCCGAGGTGGTGACCACCGCGCGGGCACGGGACCACGAGTTCGTCACCGGCCTGGGCGCCGACACCGCGATCGACTTCTCAGCCGGTGACTACGTTCCACGGGTCCGCGCGCTGGGCGGGGTGGACGTCGTACTGGACACCGTCGGCGGGGACACCCTGAGCCGCAGCCCGGAGATCCTCGCCGACCGGGGCCGCGTGGTGTCCATCGTGGACATACCCGACCCGCAGAACCTGCTCGCCGCGTGGGGGGTGAACGCGACCTACCACTTCGTCTTCGTCAGCCCCGGCCGGGAGAAGCTCGCCGCCCTCGGCCGGCTGGTCGACCTGGGCAAGCTCCGGCCGGTGATCGGCGCCGTGCTCCCGCTGTCCGAGGTCGCACAGGCACACGCGCTGCTGGAGGGCTCGGCGGGCGGTGGCCGCCGACGGCCGCGCGGCAAGATCGCCATCGCCGTCGGCGAGCCACCGCTCCCGCGTTAGCCCCGGGAAGTGAACGAGCGCAGGAAGAACGCCACGTTCGCCGGGCGCTCGGCCAGGCGGCGCATGAAGTACGGGTACCACTCGGTGCCGTAGGGCACGTACGCGCGCAGGCGCATCCCGCGTGCCGCCAGCGAAAGCTGCGCTTCCGGCCGCACCCCGTAGAGCATCTGGAACTCGAAGTCCTCGGCCGACCGGTCGTGCTGCATGGCCAGCCACTCCGCGATGTCCAGCAGCCGCGGGTCGTGCGTGGCCACCATCGGGTAGCCCTCCCCCGCCATCAGCACCTTCAGGCACCGGACGTACGAAGCGTCCACTTCGGACTTCTCCCGGTACGCCACCGAAGCCGGTTCGTCGTAGGCGCCCTTGCACAGCCGGATCCGCGAACCCGGCCCGGCGAACTCGGCGCAGTCCGCCTCGGTGCGCTTCAGGTACGCCTGCAGCACGGTGCCGGTCGACGGGAAGTCCACCCGCAGCTCACGCACGATCGCCAGGGTCGAGTCGGTGGTGGTGTGGTCCTCCATGTCGACCGTCACCGTGGTGCCCACGGCGGCCGCGGCGGCGCAGATCTGCCGGGTGTTCTCCAGCGCGATCTTGTCGCCGTCCACCGGCAGCGCCTGGCCCAGCGCGGACAGCTTCACCGACACCTCGGCGCGCTCGGCCAGGCCGTCCTCGCCGAGGGTGCGCAGCAGCGCCCGGTAGGCCTCGACGGTCCGCTCCGCCTGCGCCCGGTCGGTGGTGTCCTCGCCGAGGTGGTCGAGCGAGACCAGCCGGTCCTCGGTGAGCCGCCGGACGTTCTCGATGGCCTGGCCGAGTTCGTCCCCGGCGACGAACCGGTCGACGATGGGGCGCATCACCGGCGCCCGCTCCGCGAGGGTGCGGAACGAGGCGGACCGGGACGCGGCGATCAACGCGGAGCGGAGCATGGCTCAGTCCTCCAACTGGTGCGGGTAGCCGGTCGACACCGGCGGCACGAAGGTTTCCTTGACCGTGCGCGGGCTGATCCAGCGCTGCAGGTTGTAGATCGAGCCGGCCTTGTCGTTGGTGCCGGACGCGCGCCCGCCGCCGAACGGCTGCTGGCCGACGACCGCACCGGTCGGCTTGTCGTTGACGTAGAAGTTGCCCGCGGCGAACCGCAGCGCCTGCGACGCCTTCACCACGGCGGCGCGGTCGTTGGCGATGATCGAGCCGGTCAGCCCGTAGGCCGCGCCCTGGTCGACCTGCTTGAGCACGGTCTCGAAGTCGCTGTCCTCGTAGACGTGCACGGCCAGGAACGGGCCGAAGTACTCGGTGCTGAACACCTCGTGCGTCGGGTCCTCACCGACCACCACGGTCGGGCGCACGAAGTAGCCCTCGCTGTCGTCGGCGGTGCCACCGGCGACGACCTGCAGCGAGTCGGACTCGTGCGCCAGCTTCAGCGCGCCGGCCAGCCGGTCGTAGGCACGCCGGTCGATCACCGCGCCGAGGAAGTTGGTCAGGTCGGTGACCGGGCCCATCTTCAGCGCGTCCACTTCGGACACCAGGTCGTCGCGCAGCCGGTTCCACACCGAACGCGCCACGAAGGCACGCGAGGCGGCCGAGCACTTCTGGCCCTGGAACTCGAAGGCGCCGCGGATCAGCGCGGTCCGCACCACGTCCACGTCGGCCGACGGGTGCGCGACCACGAAGTCCTTGCCGCCGGTCTCGCCGACCAGGCGCGGGTAGGTGCGGTAGCCGGAGATGTTGGCGCCGACGGTCGACCACAGGTGCTGGAAGGTGCGGGTGGACCCGGTGAAGTGGATCCCGGCCAGCGCCGGGTCGGCCAGCGCGACGTCGGAGACGGCCAGCCCGTCGCCGGTGACCAGGTTGATCACACCCGGCGGCAGCCCGGCCTCTTCGAGCAGGCGCATGGTCAGGTGCGCGGCCAGGCCCTGGGTGGGTGACGGCTTCCAGACCACGGTGTTGCCCATCAGCGCGGGCGCGGTGGGCAGGTTGCCGGCGATCGCGGTGAAGTTGAACGGGGTGATGGCGTAGACGAAGCCCTCCAGCGGGCGGTAGTCGAGCCGGTTCCACACCCCGGGCGAGCTGACCGGCTGCTCGGCCTGGAGCTGCCGGGCGAAGTGCACGTTGAAACGCCAGAAGTCGGCGAGCTCGCACGCGGAGTCGATCTCGGCCTGCACGGCGGTCTTCGACTGGCCGAGCATGGTCGCCGCGTTCAGCGTGTCGCGCCACGGGCCGGACAGCAGGTCGGCGGCACGCAGCAGCACCGCGGCGCGCTCGTCGAAGGGCAGCTCGCGCCAGGATTCGGCGGCCCGCAGCGACGCGGCCACGGCGGCCTTCGCGTCGGCGTGCGTGGCGTTCGCGGTGGTGCCGAGCACGTGGGCGTGCTTGTGCGGCTGCACCACGTCGATGCGCTCACCACCGGCCATCCGCTGCTCACCGTCGATCGTCGAGGTCAGCTCGAACCGCTGGGACTCCAGTTCGGCGAGCTTCGCCACGAGCGAGGCGCGTTCCGGCGAACCGGGGGCGTACTCGCGGACGGGTTCGTTGCGGGGTGCGGGCGGCTGGGTGATCGCGTCCATAGCCGCAACGGTAAGCACGGGACGCCGTCCCGGGATTGTCCGATCGGCTAGGCTTGATGCCGATTCCCTGTTCGATCGGACAACACCATGACCGACGGTCCCTCCCTGCGCCAGCTGCTCGCGGCGATCGGCGAACCCCTGGTCCAGCTGGGCGCGGGGTCGGCCGACCTACCCGTGCACGGGCTCGCCATCCTCGACCCGGACGACGATCCCGGTGCCTACCGCGGTGAGCTGGTGCTGATCATCGGCGCCCGCGGCCGCGACGCGCTGCGGTACCTGCGGGCGGCGGCTCGGCGCGGCGCCGCGGCCGTGGCGGTGAAGTCGGAGGAACCGGACACCGCCCAGCTCGAAGCCGCCGCCGGGGACGCGGGCATCGGGCTGCTGGTGGTCCAGCCGCGGGCGCGGTGGGACCAGCTCTCCGCGTTGATCCGGGAACTGCTCGACAGCGCCGCGCTGACCGCGGGCCTGCGTGACGACCGCTCCGACCGGGACCTGTTCTCGCTGGCCCAGACCGTCGCCGCGCTGACCGGCGGCATCGTCAGCATCGAGGACGCGACCTACCGGCTGCTGGCGTACTCCCGCTCCGACAGTGAGGCCGACGAGGTCGATGAGCTCAGGCGGCTGACGATTCTCGGCTGGAAGGGGCCGGAGCGGTACCTCGAACTGCTCCGCGAATGGGGGGTCTACCAGCGGCTGCGCTCCGGTGAGGAGGTGGTCGACCTGGAGGAGCGGCCGGAGCTGGGCATCCGGCGGCGGCTGGCGGTCGGCATCCGGGCCGGGAGCCAGCACCTCGGCGCGATCTGGGTGCAGCAGGGCGGGCAGCCGTTCACCGAGCAGGCGGGCAGCGCGCTGGTCGGGGCCGCGCGGATGGCCGCGCTGAGCATGCTCACCCAGCGCGGGCTCCCGGGCACGCGGTCGCGGGACGAACTGGTCACCGGCCTGCTCGACGGGCGGGTCAGCGCCGACCTGGTGGCCGGGCAGCTCGGCCTCGACCCGGCGGCGCCCTCGGTGGTGCTCGCGTTCGCGGCACGCACCATCGAGCCGGACCTGCCGGAGCACGAACTGCACCTGGCCGAACTCGCGCGGGTGGTGTCGGTGCACGTGACCGCGCACCGGCGCAACGCACTGGTCGGCTCGATCGGCGGCCGCGTGTACGCGGTGCTGCCGACGGCCACCGCGCCGGTCCCGCTCGCCGAACGGATCGTCGAGGTGCTCAAGGGACGGACCGCGCTGACCGTCCAAGCCGGAATCGGCGGCGCCGCGCCGTCACTGCGGGAGGTGGTGG
It encodes:
- a CDS encoding zinc-binding dehydrogenase is translated as MSSSMRVLELVHFGDADTAFATRERPRPTPGPGQLLVRVLATSVNPLDLQTRRGDYRDQLALPAVIGNDVSGVVVETGPGADEFQAGDEVWYLTPIFAGRGTYAEFHVVDQALVARKPARLSHVEAAGLALVGVTVWEALVERAGVRAGERVLVHGGAGGVGSVAIQLASALGAEVVTTARARDHEFVTGLGADTAIDFSAGDYVPRVRALGGVDVVLDTVGGDTLSRSPEILADRGRVVSIVDIPDPQNLLAAWGVNATYHFVFVSPGREKLAALGRLVDLGKLRPVIGAVLPLSEVAQAHALLEGSAGGGRRRPRGKIAIAVGEPPLPR
- the pruA gene encoding L-glutamate gamma-semialdehyde dehydrogenase is translated as MDAITQPPAPRNEPVREYAPGSPERASLVAKLAELESQRFELTSTIDGEQRMAGGERIDVVQPHKHAHVLGTTANATHADAKAAVAASLRAAESWRELPFDERAAVLLRAADLLSGPWRDTLNAATMLGQSKTAVQAEIDSACELADFWRFNVHFARQLQAEQPVSSPGVWNRLDYRPLEGFVYAITPFNFTAIAGNLPTAPALMGNTVVWKPSPTQGLAAHLTMRLLEEAGLPPGVINLVTGDGLAVSDVALADPALAGIHFTGSTRTFQHLWSTVGANISGYRTYPRLVGETGGKDFVVAHPSADVDVVRTALIRGAFEFQGQKCSAASRAFVARSVWNRLRDDLVSEVDALKMGPVTDLTNFLGAVIDRRAYDRLAGALKLAHESDSLQVVAGGTADDSEGYFVRPTVVVGEDPTHEVFSTEYFGPFLAVHVYEDSDFETVLKQVDQGAAYGLTGSIIANDRAAVVKASQALRFAAGNFYVNDKPTGAVVGQQPFGGGRASGTNDKAGSIYNLQRWISPRTVKETFVPPVSTGYPHQLED
- a CDS encoding CdaR family transcriptional regulator; this encodes MTDGPSLRQLLAAIGEPLVQLGAGSADLPVHGLAILDPDDDPGAYRGELVLIIGARGRDALRYLRAAARRGAAAVAVKSEEPDTAQLEAAAGDAGIGLLVVQPRARWDQLSALIRELLDSAALTAGLRDDRSDRDLFSLAQTVAALTGGIVSIEDATYRLLAYSRSDSEADEVDELRRLTILGWKGPERYLELLREWGVYQRLRSGEEVVDLEERPELGIRRRLAVGIRAGSQHLGAIWVQQGGQPFTEQAGSALVGAARMAALSMLTQRGLPGTRSRDELVTGLLDGRVSADLVAGQLGLDPAAPSVVLAFAARTIEPDLPEHELHLAELARVVSVHVTAHRRNALVGSIGGRVYAVLPTATAPVPLAERIVEVLKGRTALTVQAGIGGAAPSLREVVASRAEADRVLDAVGRTPDRPVGTIGDLRAEVLLGETLSLLEAKPELHDPAVASLVEHDATHGTELVGSLLAYLDALGDVRAAAARLHVHPNTLRHRVRRAATVGGLDLEDPAHRLVCHLNLLLATRT
- a CDS encoding proline dehydrogenase family protein, which produces MLRSALIAASRSASFRTLAERAPVMRPIVDRFVAGDELGQAIENVRRLTEDRLVSLDHLGEDTTDRAQAERTVEAYRALLRTLGEDGLAERAEVSVKLSALGQALPVDGDKIALENTRQICAAAAAVGTTVTVDMEDHTTTDSTLAIVRELRVDFPSTGTVLQAYLKRTEADCAEFAGPGSRIRLCKGAYDEPASVAYREKSEVDASYVRCLKVLMAGEGYPMVATHDPRLLDIAEWLAMQHDRSAEDFEFQMLYGVRPEAQLSLAARGMRLRAYVPYGTEWYPYFMRRLAERPANVAFFLRSFTSRG